From Rubrivirga sp. SAORIC476, a single genomic window includes:
- the hrcA gene encoding heat-inducible transcriptional repressor HrcA, with protein sequence MAFPDSDPLTTRQEDVLRRVVQHFIDTASPVGSKALAEAVELSSASVRSTMRDLEDAGYLGHPHTSAGRVPTERGYRTYVDSLMDVTGLSDREASLLRESIRRRLGDLEAVARETSRLLGRLSQLLGVVLTPSLSTGVLERIEVVPLGATRVLFVLALRGGLARTVAAEVDVVIDERALDGIVRRLNERLAGHSLEEIRRTGRERVRDLAEEDGTGIVRVVLRDGKALFREVAPERRAAIGGAQHLVAQPEFSSPEWVRDVVELAESEDVVVHLLETPRLVDPTDPDRAVVLIGREVGRGRPGDGPSYSVVTAPYRLGDGVGAVAVLGPTRMDYSRAVGLVEYVASLLGDEASD encoded by the coding sequence ATGGCGTTCCCCGACTCTGACCCGCTCACCACCCGCCAGGAGGACGTGCTCCGTCGCGTCGTCCAGCACTTCATCGACACGGCCTCGCCGGTCGGGTCGAAGGCACTCGCCGAGGCGGTGGAGCTGTCGAGTGCGTCCGTCCGCTCCACGATGCGCGATCTGGAGGACGCGGGCTACCTTGGCCACCCTCACACGTCCGCCGGGCGCGTGCCCACCGAGCGGGGCTACCGCACGTACGTGGACTCGCTGATGGACGTGACGGGGCTCTCGGACCGCGAGGCGTCGTTGCTGCGAGAGAGCATCCGCCGCCGACTCGGAGACCTGGAGGCCGTCGCCCGCGAGACGAGCCGCCTGCTCGGCCGCCTCAGTCAACTGCTCGGCGTCGTGCTGACGCCGAGTCTGTCGACCGGCGTGCTGGAGCGCATCGAGGTCGTCCCGCTCGGTGCCACCCGCGTGCTGTTCGTGCTCGCCCTGCGCGGCGGGCTCGCGCGGACGGTCGCGGCCGAGGTCGATGTGGTCATCGACGAGCGCGCCCTCGACGGCATCGTGCGGCGCCTCAATGAGCGCCTCGCGGGCCACTCGCTGGAGGAGATCCGCCGAACCGGCCGCGAGCGCGTCCGTGACCTCGCCGAGGAGGACGGGACGGGCATCGTGCGCGTGGTCCTCCGCGACGGCAAGGCGCTCTTCCGCGAGGTCGCCCCCGAGCGCCGGGCCGCCATCGGAGGGGCCCAGCACCTCGTCGCCCAGCCCGAGTTCTCCAGCCCCGAGTGGGTCCGCGACGTGGTCGAGCTGGCCGAGAGCGAGGACGTGGTGGTCCACCTGCTGGAGACGCCGCGCCTCGTCGACCCCACTGACCCCGACCGGGCGGTCGTGCTGATCGGCCGCGAGGTCGGCCGCGGGCGCCCTGGCGACGGGCCCTCGTACTCCGTCGTGACCGCTCCCTACCGCCTCGGCGACGGCGTCGGCGCGGTGGCCGTGCTCGGGCCGACGCGCATGGACTACAGCCGCGCGGTTGGCCTCGTCGAGTACGTCGCCTCGCTGCTCGGCGACGAGGCCTCCGACTAG
- a CDS encoding BLUF domain-containing protein, translating into MHALLYRSRARPGLLAGDLNAIIETAESRNRALDITGILLYGQLAIVAGAPGEFVQWIEGPEDAVEALYADIRTDARHFDPDVIARGPVADIAAGSGCRVSGGRLFPAWSMRLVRLSELPATPQGFLSFVRDMEHRLEAA; encoded by the coding sequence ATGCACGCACTCCTGTACCGCTCCCGCGCCCGCCCTGGCCTCCTCGCCGGAGACCTCAACGCCATCATCGAGACGGCAGAATCCAGGAACCGCGCCCTCGACATCACCGGGATTCTGCTGTACGGCCAGCTGGCCATCGTCGCAGGTGCGCCCGGTGAGTTCGTCCAGTGGATCGAAGGGCCCGAGGACGCGGTCGAGGCCCTGTACGCAGACATCCGGACCGATGCCCGCCACTTCGACCCCGACGTGATCGCGCGTGGACCGGTCGCCGACATCGCTGCGGGATCGGGGTGCCGCGTCTCCGGTGGCCGTCTCTTCCCGGCCTGGTCCATGCGGCTCGTCCGGCTCTCCGAACTTCCCGCGACGCCCCAGGGCTTCCTGTCATTCGTCCGCGACATGGAGCACCGACTGGAGGCGGCGTAG
- the mscL gene encoding large conductance mechanosensitive channel protein MscL codes for MSLLSDFKSFALRGNLIDLAIGFTVGAAFTTVAQSLVNDLIMPPIGLLLGSTDFSDYYLLLKSGDAATGPYPTLEAAQAAGAVTLNYGAFLTHLLTFLVVALAVFVLVRAVKRASEQIQDEFGAAEADTPDQPDTKKCAYCREAVPFKASRCSHCTSFLGTDGGPLTPDGTITPGGPAD; via the coding sequence GTGTCTCTGCTTTCTGACTTCAAGTCCTTCGCGTTGCGGGGCAACCTGATCGACCTCGCCATCGGCTTCACCGTCGGCGCGGCGTTCACGACGGTCGCCCAGTCGCTCGTCAACGACCTCATCATGCCGCCCATCGGGCTGCTCCTCGGCAGCACCGACTTTTCAGACTACTACCTCCTGTTGAAGTCGGGTGACGCGGCGACGGGGCCGTACCCGACGCTGGAGGCCGCCCAGGCGGCGGGCGCGGTGACGCTCAACTACGGTGCGTTCCTGACCCACCTGCTGACGTTTCTCGTCGTGGCTCTGGCCGTCTTCGTCCTCGTGCGGGCGGTGAAGCGCGCCTCGGAGCAGATCCAGGACGAGTTCGGCGCGGCCGAGGCCGACACCCCGGATCAGCCGGACACCAAGAAGTGCGCCTACTGCCGGGAGGCCGTGCCCTTCAAGGCCAGCCGCTGCTCGCACTGCACGTCGTTCCTCGGCACCGACGGCGGTCCGCTCACGCCGGACGGGACCATCACGCCTGGGGGACCTGCGGACTGA
- the nth gene encoding endonuclease III, translated as MTRKEKAALVLDRLRVAIPAPETELQYRTEFELLIAVILSAQCTDERVNLVTPALFEAYPDARAMAEAEADEIFPFIRSVTYPNNKATALAKTARMLRDDFGGEVPRAHADLVKLAGVGRKTANVVVSVAFGDAAIAVDTHVFRVANRIGIVRDKKTPDGVEKALHRVIPRDEWAEAHHLFILHGRYTCLARAPKCEVCPLTDLCDYFASLQALPEPLKGLDPKQGRYYSKTAKRYFDTPATKVDRHGTEQIADPWSGSMNVFDARTGQTTKKVKDYRV; from the coding sequence GTGACCCGCAAGGAGAAAGCCGCCCTCGTCCTCGACCGCCTCCGCGTCGCAATCCCCGCTCCGGAGACTGAACTCCAGTACCGGACCGAGTTCGAACTGCTGATCGCCGTCATCCTGTCGGCTCAGTGCACCGACGAGCGGGTCAACCTGGTCACCCCCGCGCTCTTCGAGGCTTACCCGGACGCCCGCGCGATGGCCGAGGCCGAGGCCGACGAGATCTTTCCGTTCATCCGCTCGGTCACGTATCCCAACAACAAGGCCACGGCGCTCGCCAAAACGGCGCGGATGCTACGCGACGACTTCGGCGGCGAGGTGCCGCGCGCGCATGCCGACCTCGTCAAGCTGGCTGGCGTCGGGCGGAAGACGGCCAACGTGGTGGTCTCGGTCGCCTTCGGAGACGCCGCCATCGCGGTCGATACGCACGTCTTCCGCGTCGCCAACCGGATCGGCATCGTGCGCGACAAGAAGACGCCGGACGGGGTCGAGAAGGCCCTCCACCGGGTCATCCCCAGGGACGAGTGGGCGGAGGCGCATCACCTGTTCATCCTGCACGGGCGGTACACCTGCCTCGCTCGCGCGCCGAAGTGCGAGGTGTGCCCGCTCACCGACCTGTGCGACTACTTCGCGTCGCTCCAGGCCCTCCCCGAACCGCTGAAGGGCCTCGACCCGAAGCAGGGGCGCTATTACTCGAAGACGGCCAAGCGCTACTTCGACACGCCCGCTACGAAGGTGGACCGCCACGGCACCGAGCAGATCGCCGACCCGTGGTCGGGCTCGATGAACGTCTTCGACGCCCGCACGGGCCAGACGACCAAGAAGGTCAAGGACTATCGGGTGTAG
- the dnaJ gene encoding molecular chaperone DnaJ, whose protein sequence is MPADTAERDFYDVLGVARTATADEIKKAYRKRAMESHPDRNPGDAEAEVRFKEAAEAYEVLSDPDKRARYDRFGRAGLGGAAGGPQGGFTDISDIFSAFSDIFGGESRFEDVFGRRPGQRRGQGRPGTDLRVRLALTLEEVAEGVERQLKLRKYVGCDHCAGTGAEDKQNGFSTCPTCQGSGEVRQVSSSFFGQFVNVQPCPTCEGEGRTIDERCTVCSGEGRVKGEETVTVEVPAGVSGGHYLQIRGAGNAGVRGGAAGALRVEIDERAHEHFQREGLDVVYDLFLSFPDAALGTEATVPTLKGRAKLQIDSGIQSGRVLRMRGRGLPEVGGGRRGDQLVRVHVWTPEQVSPALREALEQLRLEPDLKPSPGSKDRKGFFSRVKDAFTS, encoded by the coding sequence ATGCCCGCTGACACCGCCGAGCGCGACTTCTACGACGTCCTGGGTGTCGCCCGGACGGCGACGGCCGACGAGATCAAGAAGGCCTACCGCAAGCGGGCCATGGAGTCGCACCCGGACCGCAACCCGGGCGACGCCGAGGCGGAGGTCCGCTTCAAGGAGGCCGCCGAGGCCTATGAGGTGCTGTCGGATCCCGACAAGCGCGCGCGGTACGACCGGTTCGGCCGTGCCGGGCTGGGCGGCGCGGCAGGCGGTCCGCAGGGCGGGTTCACCGACATCTCGGACATCTTCTCGGCCTTCTCCGACATCTTCGGCGGCGAGAGCCGCTTCGAGGATGTGTTCGGGCGCCGGCCGGGCCAGCGACGCGGGCAGGGCCGCCCCGGCACCGACCTCCGCGTTCGCCTCGCGCTCACACTGGAGGAAGTGGCCGAGGGCGTCGAGCGGCAGCTCAAGCTCCGGAAGTACGTCGGCTGCGACCACTGCGCCGGTACGGGCGCCGAGGACAAGCAGAACGGGTTTTCCACCTGCCCGACGTGTCAGGGCTCCGGCGAGGTCCGCCAGGTGTCGAGTTCGTTCTTCGGCCAGTTCGTCAACGTGCAGCCGTGCCCGACCTGCGAGGGCGAGGGGCGGACGATCGACGAGCGCTGCACCGTCTGCTCGGGCGAGGGCCGGGTGAAGGGCGAGGAGACCGTCACCGTCGAAGTGCCTGCGGGGGTCTCGGGCGGCCACTACCTCCAGATCCGCGGCGCGGGCAACGCGGGCGTTCGCGGCGGCGCGGCGGGTGCGCTGCGCGTCGAGATCGACGAACGCGCCCACGAGCACTTCCAGCGCGAAGGGCTCGACGTGGTGTACGACCTCTTCCTCTCGTTCCCGGACGCCGCGCTCGGCACCGAGGCGACCGTCCCCACGCTGAAGGGCCGCGCCAAGCTCCAGATCGACAGCGGCATCCAGAGCGGACGCGTCCTGCGGATGCGGGGTCGCGGTCTGCCGGAGGTCGGTGGAGGGCGCCGCGGCGACCAACTCGTGCGCGTTCACGTCTGGACGCCCGAGCAGGTGTCGCCGGCGCTCCGCGAGGCCCTCGAACAACTGCGCCTGGAGCCCGACCTCAAGCCGTCGCCCGGCTCGAAGGACCGCAAGGGCTTCTTCAGCCGCGTCAAGGACGCGTTCACGAGCTAG
- the gpmI gene encoding 2,3-bisphosphoglycerate-independent phosphoglycerate mutase, translated as MTHKHLLLILDGYGIAEDPSVSAIAAARTPFLDDLFGSNPTSTLEASGRAVGLPAGQMGNSEVGHLNLGAGRVVYQDITRIDKAIEEGSLAENAVLLGAIQHAQATGGRLHLMGLVSDGGVHSHLNHVAALLKMAAHEGLLGDRVVIHAFTDGRDTGPQAGAGYVRLLQAAAEAAGAGVIGSVVGRYFAMDRDQRWERTETAYRLLTDGVGESYADPAAFLEASYADGTTDEFVQPGVLGDGAGTRIEDGDAVVFFNFRSDRGRQLTRAFREVGFSGFERTPPDVAYVTMTRYSAEFDVPVAFDKDNLPATLGEVISNAGLTQLRAAETEKYPHVTFFFNGGREVQYPGESRVLAQSPKVATYDLQPEMSAPELASRVAEAIQTEAPDLIVLNFANPDMVGHTGVFDAAVAAVEAVDAAARVVVEAARGAGYTVEVLADHGNADKMRNPDGSPHTAHTTALVPHAIVRDGFDGPIRPGALGDVAPTILALMGVPQPPEMTGTSLVDVTS; from the coding sequence GTGACCCACAAGCACCTCCTTCTCATCCTCGACGGCTACGGCATCGCCGAGGACCCGTCGGTCTCCGCCATCGCCGCAGCGAGGACGCCGTTCCTCGACGATCTGTTCGGCTCCAATCCCACCTCGACGCTGGAGGCGTCCGGCCGGGCGGTCGGGTTGCCGGCGGGACAGATGGGCAACTCGGAGGTCGGGCACCTCAACCTGGGCGCCGGGCGCGTGGTGTACCAGGACATCACGCGGATCGACAAGGCCATCGAGGAAGGCTCGCTGGCCGAGAACGCGGTGCTGCTCGGTGCCATCCAGCACGCGCAGGCCACCGGCGGGCGGCTCCACCTGATGGGCCTCGTGTCCGACGGCGGTGTCCACTCCCACCTCAACCACGTCGCGGCGCTCCTCAAGATGGCGGCGCATGAGGGGCTGCTGGGGGATCGCGTCGTGATCCACGCGTTCACGGACGGGCGCGACACGGGGCCGCAGGCGGGCGCCGGGTACGTCCGCCTCCTCCAGGCGGCGGCCGAAGCGGCCGGGGCCGGGGTGATCGGGTCCGTCGTCGGGCGCTACTTCGCGATGGACCGCGACCAGCGCTGGGAGCGCACGGAGACGGCGTACCGGCTCCTGACCGACGGGGTGGGGGAGAGCTACGCCGACCCGGCGGCGTTTCTGGAGGCGAGCTACGCCGACGGCACGACGGACGAGTTCGTCCAGCCGGGCGTCCTGGGCGACGGCGCGGGCACGCGCATCGAGGACGGCGACGCGGTCGTCTTCTTCAACTTCCGCTCCGACCGCGGGCGCCAGCTCACGCGCGCCTTCCGCGAGGTCGGCTTCTCAGGCTTCGAGCGGACGCCGCCGGACGTAGCATACGTCACCATGACGCGCTACAGCGCCGAGTTCGACGTGCCGGTCGCGTTCGACAAGGACAACCTCCCGGCCACGCTGGGCGAGGTCATCTCGAACGCAGGCCTGACGCAACTCCGGGCGGCCGAGACCGAGAAGTACCCCCACGTCACGTTCTTCTTCAACGGCGGGCGAGAGGTCCAGTACCCCGGCGAGTCGCGCGTTCTGGCCCAGAGCCCGAAGGTGGCGACGTACGACCTCCAGCCGGAGATGAGCGCGCCGGAGCTGGCGTCGCGCGTCGCCGAAGCGATCCAGACGGAGGCGCCGGACCTGATCGTGCTCAACTTCGCCAACCCCGACATGGTGGGCCACACGGGCGTGTTCGACGCCGCCGTGGCCGCCGTCGAGGCCGTGGATGCGGCGGCCAGGGTCGTCGTCGAGGCGGCGCGCGGGGCGGGCTACACGGTGGAGGTCCTGGCCGATCACGGCAACGCGGACAAGATGCGCAACCCGGATGGCTCGCCGCACACGGCCCACACGACCGCGCTCGTGCCGCACGCGATCGTGCGCGACGGCTTCGACGGCCCCATCCGTCCCGGCGCGTTGGGCGACGTGGCGCCCACCATCCTCGCCCTGATGGGCGTCCCCCAGCCGCCCGAGATGACGGGCACGTCGCTGGTCGATGTCACCTCGTAG
- a CDS encoding DUF4105 domain-containing protein yields the protein MMRVLLLLLTVALGLLASAQDPTAPTTGPVDTLQPFTEPPVGLSDSARVSLLTMLPGDEVYSLFGHSAIRIRDDAAGMDRTYNFGTFSFDQPFFVVRFLRGSLDYMLDTAPFELELDKYAYLQRPIIEQTLDLDPETVRTFYDRLERNALPENRAYRYDFFWDNCSTRLLDGIDSALVASGRPGLALPPVEAPRTYRQLLAPYLVGQRAVETGLNLALGAPGDRDATAREEGFLPIELADQLDRATVGGRPLVASRDTLFWIEGAGMPAPAPRWPLWATIALAVVGIGLTALRRPLTRLGRLADAALFGVVGGMGVILFLLWVATTHDVMGPNWNLIWAWPTHLALAVAIGRDRVGPRWRAYLWATAGITGLAVLAWAVLPQRLPLEVLPVAVLLAVRAAARARGNP from the coding sequence ATGATGCGCGTGCTCCTCCTGCTGCTGACCGTCGCCCTCGGCCTCCTCGCCTCGGCCCAAGACCCGACCGCGCCGACCACAGGCCCCGTCGACACCCTCCAGCCGTTCACCGAGCCCCCCGTGGGGCTGTCCGACTCGGCGCGCGTGTCCCTCCTCACCATGCTGCCCGGCGACGAGGTCTACAGCCTCTTCGGCCACAGCGCCATCCGCATCCGCGACGACGCAGCGGGGATGGACCGGACGTACAACTTCGGGACGTTCTCCTTCGACCAGCCGTTCTTCGTGGTCCGCTTCCTGCGCGGGTCGCTGGATTACATGCTCGACACGGCGCCGTTCGAGTTGGAGTTGGACAAGTACGCCTACCTGCAGCGGCCCATCATCGAGCAGACCCTCGACCTGGACCCCGAGACCGTTCGCACCTTCTACGACCGGCTGGAGCGCAACGCACTCCCCGAGAACCGCGCCTACCGGTACGACTTCTTCTGGGACAACTGCTCGACGCGCCTTCTGGATGGCATCGACTCGGCCCTGGTGGCGTCGGGGCGGCCGGGGCTGGCCCTGCCGCCGGTCGAGGCCCCACGGACGTACCGGCAGTTGCTCGCGCCCTACCTCGTGGGCCAGCGCGCCGTCGAAACGGGGCTCAACCTCGCGCTGGGTGCGCCGGGCGACCGCGACGCCACGGCGCGTGAGGAGGGCTTCCTGCCCATCGAACTGGCGGATCAGTTGGACCGGGCGACGGTCGGCGGGCGCCCGCTGGTGGCGTCGCGCGACACGCTGTTCTGGATCGAGGGCGCCGGGATGCCCGCGCCCGCGCCGAGGTGGCCGCTCTGGGCGACGATCGCGCTCGCCGTCGTCGGCATCGGGCTGACGGCGCTGCGCCGCCCCCTCACCCGCCTCGGCCGGCTGGCGGACGCTGCGCTGTTCGGGGTCGTCGGCGGGATGGGCGTAATCCTGTTCCTGCTCTGGGTCGCGACGACGCACGACGTGATGGGGCCGAACTGGAACCTAATCTGGGCGTGGCCGACGCATCTCGCGCTGGCCGTCGCCATCGGACGGGACCGCGTCGGGCCGCGGTGGCGGGCGTACCTCTGGGCGACGGCCGGAATCACGGGACTCGCCGTGCTCGCCTGGGCGGTGTTGCCCCAACGCCTGCCGCTGGAGGTCCTCCCGGTGGCCGTCCTGCTGGCGGTCCGCGCCGCCGCCCGGGCACGGGGGAACCCCTGA
- a CDS encoding DUF2231 domain-containing protein, whose product MDLITQYDIPFLHPLAVHFPLVLLLLAAASAGLYLLLGRAVWRQAGLVLFLLGTLGAWAAAETGHDLKNAVEGDPMVELVVERHESGAEWTLWMSALATFLFALVSAAQLRLPRRVPTADAADAAAPAPTPRRTREPLWGRLLVLLPALAAAALVAWTAHLGGLMVWGVPR is encoded by the coding sequence ATGGACCTCATCACGCAGTACGACATCCCCTTCCTGCACCCGCTGGCGGTGCACTTCCCGTTGGTGTTGCTGCTGCTCGCGGCGGCGTCGGCCGGGTTGTACCTGCTGCTGGGGCGCGCCGTCTGGCGGCAGGCTGGGCTCGTGCTGTTCCTCCTGGGGACGCTCGGCGCGTGGGCGGCCGCGGAGACGGGGCACGATCTGAAGAACGCCGTCGAAGGCGACCCGATGGTCGAACTGGTCGTGGAGCGCCACGAGAGCGGGGCGGAGTGGACGCTCTGGATGAGCGCGCTGGCGACCTTCCTCTTCGCGCTCGTGTCGGCTGCACAGCTCCGCCTGCCACGTCGGGTGCCGACCGCGGACGCGGCCGATGCGGCTGCACCCGCGCCGACGCCGAGGCGGACGCGCGAGCCACTCTGGGGGCGCCTGCTGGTGCTGCTGCCCGCCCTCGCCGCGGCGGCGCTGGTCGCCTGGACCGCCCACCTCGGCGGCCTCATGGTCTGGGGCGTGCCGCGGTAG
- a CDS encoding nucleotide exchange factor GrpE, with product MADRPVSPSDAHFSDEAVAEPDATSEETTAPDATAEAAAAAEEIQRLEDRLLRVTAEYDNYRRRSVTDREEAVRQGRRAVLVPILDVYDDLARSLDAAERAAQQDAGSGSFDVLRQGIDLVFQKFGDALKKVGVVPIEAVGQPFDEAEHEAMMQQPAPDGTESGTVLAEIQPGYRLGDRVLRHARVIVAE from the coding sequence ATGGCCGACCGCCCCGTTTCCCCTTCCGACGCCCACTTCTCCGACGAAGCCGTCGCCGAGCCCGACGCCACCTCCGAGGAGACGACCGCACCTGACGCCACGGCCGAGGCCGCTGCGGCGGCCGAGGAGATCCAGCGCCTCGAAGACCGCCTGCTTCGCGTCACCGCCGAGTACGACAACTACCGCCGCCGGTCCGTGACCGACCGCGAGGAGGCCGTCCGCCAGGGCCGCCGGGCCGTCCTGGTCCCCATTCTGGACGTGTACGACGACCTTGCCCGGTCGCTCGACGCCGCCGAGCGTGCCGCCCAGCAGGACGCCGGCTCGGGGTCCTTCGACGTGCTCCGCCAGGGCATCGACTTGGTGTTCCAGAAGTTCGGCGACGCGCTGAAGAAGGTCGGCGTGGTGCCCATCGAGGCGGTCGGACAGCCGTTCGACGAGGCGGAGCACGAGGCCATGATGCAGCAGCCCGCGCCTGACGGCACCGAGTCCGGCACGGTCTTGGCCGAGATCCAGCCCGGTTACCGGCTCGGCGACCGCGTCCTGCGCCACGCCCGCGTCATCGTCGCCGAGTAG